In one window of Cellulophaga sp. HaHa_2_95 DNA:
- a CDS encoding DUF6796 family protein encodes MNTNTTIKILGYLGLLGALFVGIGEYLLHYSPNILGHAKDYEFFTFVSLEHMTLGHFLAVIGLPFYFAGYIHIYLMLRSGSETLARLTLGLGFIAFAVGGIWIGSRATIGNIVHLKEAIDPEVYKNLVAHYTNHAEILVQALRVVIALLSITFVSAILKGGSYYKKWMAFFNPITILIAIALSGLAIPSIGQHTLPILMNITHFILFSLSIYQLNNFIKPLHHD; translated from the coding sequence ATGAATACCAATACGACCATTAAAATCTTAGGATACCTAGGGTTATTAGGAGCCCTATTCGTAGGGATAGGAGAGTACCTACTACATTATTCTCCCAATATTTTAGGACATGCAAAAGACTACGAATTTTTTACGTTTGTAAGCCTAGAGCACATGACGCTTGGCCATTTTTTAGCAGTCATAGGACTTCCATTCTATTTTGCAGGTTATATTCATATTTATTTAATGTTAAGGTCTGGTAGTGAAACACTCGCTAGACTTACGCTTGGCTTAGGTTTTATTGCCTTTGCAGTAGGTGGTATTTGGATTGGTTCCAGAGCAACAATAGGGAATATTGTGCACTTAAAAGAGGCTATAGATCCAGAAGTTTATAAAAACCTAGTAGCGCATTATACCAATCATGCAGAGATATTGGTACAGGCATTACGCGTAGTAATCGCCCTATTATCCATCACTTTTGTGAGTGCTATTTTAAAAGGAGGCTCCTACTATAAAAAATGGATGGCATTTTTTAATCCGATAACAATTTTAATAGCCATAGCGCTTAGTGGTCTAGCAATACCCTCTATTGGGCAGCATACCTTACCTATTTTAATGAATATCACTCATTTCATACTTTTTAGCCTATCCATATATCAACTAAACAATTTTATAAAACCATTACATCATGATTAA
- a CDS encoding CRTAC1 family protein encodes MIKKILKVLGIALVLMIGIVLFRFWKDSVSDKYDVSIATEKIPKFTSIPLDFTHKYRGDKSLPIAPSALIDIDNDNIDEVFFGGGMDQEDAIYAFRDHAFVLISEEVGLAKKGNTMTTLGAVSADMDNNGFSDLVLGREDGLYIYYNTDGVFTIQKIETPINKKSTPAGITVGDIDKDGDLDIFLSTYLKKELMEGQNIFERYDYGATSELLLNNGDNTFVSITKQAGLEYIHNTFQGVFVDIDNDSWLDLVVVHDTGEARTYKNNGDLTFTMKENPLTKKFAYPMGLAVGDYNNDGLVDFMFSNVGTTAPDFMASGDIKNKELYTDKWILFKNEGNFKFTDAAEDAKIADYEFSWGCTFADMNNDGLQDLIVAENYVDFPFSKLFKLPGRFLVQKEDHTFVPTEKESGVENPFYGITALVSDFNKDGYLDLIWTNIDGPAFAYLNEGGSNNHIQINLVENAATMGAKVTVETPTKKLTDWLVTGEGLASDQTALLNFGLGDETTVNKITIQYSNGKVEELLNPKVNTVVDVQKEKLLAMKLMLKDTINQ; translated from the coding sequence ATGATTAAAAAGATTTTAAAAGTACTAGGCATCGCTTTAGTATTAATGATAGGGATCGTCCTTTTTCGTTTCTGGAAAGATTCCGTTTCTGACAAGTACGATGTTAGTATTGCCACAGAGAAGATTCCAAAATTTACGAGTATTCCTCTAGATTTCACCCATAAATATAGGGGTGATAAATCGTTGCCTATAGCACCATCTGCACTTATTGATATTGATAATGATAATATTGATGAAGTATTCTTTGGTGGCGGAATGGATCAAGAAGATGCTATCTATGCCTTTAGAGATCATGCATTTGTTTTAATTTCTGAAGAAGTTGGTTTGGCTAAAAAAGGAAATACAATGACCACCTTAGGAGCTGTATCTGCCGATATGGATAATAACGGATTTTCAGATTTAGTACTAGGTCGTGAAGACGGTCTGTATATTTATTATAATACAGACGGTGTTTTTACCATTCAGAAGATTGAAACGCCCATCAATAAAAAATCTACACCTGCTGGGATTACAGTAGGCGATATAGATAAAGATGGCGATTTAGATATTTTCCTGTCTACCTACCTTAAAAAAGAATTAATGGAAGGCCAGAATATTTTTGAACGTTATGACTATGGTGCTACGAGTGAGTTATTATTAAACAATGGAGATAATACATTTGTTAGCATCACCAAGCAAGCAGGATTAGAATATATACACAATACATTTCAAGGTGTTTTTGTAGACATTGATAATGATTCTTGGTTAGACTTGGTGGTAGTACATGATACCGGAGAGGCTAGAACATATAAGAATAATGGAGATTTAACCTTCACCATGAAAGAGAACCCTTTAACAAAGAAATTTGCTTACCCTATGGGCTTGGCTGTCGGGGATTATAATAATGATGGTCTTGTAGATTTTATGTTTTCAAATGTAGGTACTACCGCACCAGATTTTATGGCGAGTGGTGATATTAAAAATAAAGAGTTATACACAGATAAGTGGATTCTTTTTAAAAATGAAGGTAATTTTAAGTTTACAGATGCTGCAGAGGATGCCAAAATTGCTGATTATGAATTTTCATGGGGATGCACTTTTGCAGATATGAATAATGACGGACTTCAAGATTTAATTGTAGCAGAAAATTATGTTGATTTTCCATTTAGTAAACTGTTTAAACTACCAGGAAGATTTTTAGTGCAGAAAGAAGATCACACTTTTGTGCCTACCGAAAAGGAAAGTGGTGTTGAAAATCCTTTTTACGGGATAACCGCTTTGGTAAGTGATTTTAATAAGGATGGGTATCTAGATTTAATTTGGACCAATATAGATGGACCAGCTTTTGCGTATCTTAACGAAGGTGGGTCAAATAATCATATTCAAATTAATTTAGTAGAAAATGCAGCAACTATGGGGGCAAAAGTCACTGTAGAAACGCCAACGAAAAAACTAACAGATTGGTTGGTTACTGGAGAAGGTCTTGCTAGTGATCAAACTGCCTTATTAAATTTTGGATTAGGAGATGAAACTACGGTGAATAAAATTACAATCCAATATTCCAATGGTAAGGTAGAAGAGCTTCTGAATCCTAAGGTAAATACCGTTGTAGATGTTCAAAAAGAAAAATTGTTAGCAATGAAACTGATGTTAAAAGACACTATAAATCAATAG
- a CDS encoding metallophosphatase codes for MTGNTSDVTNTQVLTQIALAAKAAENPMLLLLGNEAPKENYEASLNEQLLVINDFKKEAIFIGGSQEWSKEGYKRLKDIEKHINKNSKAKFYPDNDEPIDAYDISENVVLITVDSQWYLEDWNQNVYINEDAEIKNRNLFFLEFENRIKKAQGKIILIAMHHPIETNTRQGLWANIGGFDVNDFQNAQYRSLRQRLKTIARGADDVIFLSGHGKNLQYLNAAVPQIISGAAGDLEAVKKEDNGQFALAKNGYARLDIGVNGKVVVHFFTLENGVSKQVFTSTILKGGLEEETEAYATKSNFPSKKSAAVYTKEETTKSGVYKALWGDHYREYYGKEVHVPVVLLDTLKGGLTPVKRGGGQQSKSLRLEDKNGQQFVMRALKKSTTKFLQANAFQDTYIGDALDGTVVDKFLSDFYTTSHPYTPFAIGGLSDAVGVFHTNPEIYYIPKQKALVEFNDDFGDELYMIEEHVGDTQLASESFGTPVKILSTADVLQEINKSGKSVVDEPSYIKARLFDMLLGDWDRHEDQWRWALFKNEDGTEYCKPIPRDRDQAFSKYDGALISFLTRAIPGLRKMQTYDDDLRSVKWFASSPYHLDLTLINASGWEEWEKQAKAIQEGLSDADIEKAFENIPAEIKGATIEDIKEKLKGRRENLLKIANAYYLYLNKFEVVTGTQKSDDFKITRLPNGQTNIRIDRKDLGILNRTFSRDVTKEIWIYGLDGSDTFVVEGEGDHLVNIKIIGGKKNDTYDFKNTKKVKIYDYKSKENTIVNKKSKKWLVDDYSINNYDHKKVKYSFDQLLPIIAVNPDDGLKVGVLSNHAYYGLQRNPFTYKHSINAAYYTSTSGFDVSYKGEFSNIFKHWNFGIEGLYTSPNFAENFFGFGNETEYDKDDNDLDFNRVRIRKWNAAVSLNWRGANGGFFQFKPLVESFDVENTEDRFVANLPEGNTIFEHQIYGGAEATYSYENKDSAAFPTLGLNMGLTAGYKTNIDDTTAENSFGYLQPELAINHKLTKSGSLVLATKLGGEVILGDDFEFYHGATIGGNNSLRGFRNERFTGKQSFYQNTDVRIPLGGLKTSVIPIRFGVTGSFDYGRVWTTDDNSNVWHNSVGGSLWVVGAEALTANLGYFNSTDGGRIVFVLGFSF; via the coding sequence ATGACAGGGAACACTTCAGATGTAACAAATACACAGGTCCTTACTCAAATAGCGCTAGCGGCAAAAGCTGCAGAAAACCCTATGCTTCTTTTATTGGGTAACGAAGCTCCTAAAGAAAATTATGAAGCCTCACTTAACGAGCAACTCTTAGTCATAAATGATTTTAAGAAAGAAGCCATATTTATTGGTGGTAGTCAAGAATGGTCAAAAGAAGGCTACAAGCGTTTAAAGGATATTGAAAAGCATATCAATAAAAATAGTAAAGCTAAATTTTATCCTGATAATGATGAGCCTATAGATGCTTATGACATTTCTGAAAATGTGGTTTTAATTACTGTAGATTCTCAATGGTATTTAGAAGATTGGAATCAGAATGTATATATCAATGAAGACGCTGAAATTAAGAATAGAAATTTATTCTTTTTAGAATTCGAAAACAGAATTAAAAAAGCACAAGGGAAAATTATTCTTATAGCGATGCACCATCCTATAGAAACCAATACAAGACAAGGCTTATGGGCGAATATAGGTGGTTTTGATGTTAATGATTTTCAGAACGCGCAATATAGAAGTTTAAGACAAAGGCTTAAAACTATAGCTAGAGGAGCAGATGATGTTATTTTTCTTTCTGGCCATGGTAAAAATCTACAATACCTTAATGCTGCAGTTCCTCAAATTATTAGTGGAGCGGCGGGAGATTTAGAAGCAGTAAAAAAAGAAGATAATGGGCAGTTTGCACTAGCAAAAAATGGGTATGCACGTTTAGATATTGGAGTGAACGGAAAAGTTGTCGTACACTTTTTTACACTTGAAAACGGAGTTTCAAAACAAGTTTTTACATCAACTATATTAAAAGGTGGTTTGGAAGAAGAGACGGAGGCATACGCAACCAAAAGTAATTTTCCTTCTAAAAAATCTGCTGCAGTGTATACCAAGGAAGAAACAACTAAGAGTGGTGTGTATAAGGCACTTTGGGGAGATCATTATAGAGAATACTACGGGAAAGAAGTGCATGTTCCTGTGGTTCTTTTAGATACGTTAAAAGGTGGATTAACACCTGTGAAACGTGGAGGTGGACAACAATCAAAATCACTTAGATTAGAAGATAAAAACGGACAACAGTTTGTAATGCGGGCTTTAAAAAAGAGTACCACTAAATTTTTACAAGCCAATGCTTTTCAAGACACTTATATTGGTGATGCTTTAGATGGTACCGTTGTAGATAAATTTCTTTCAGATTTCTATACCACTTCGCATCCATATACTCCTTTTGCTATTGGGGGCTTATCAGATGCTGTAGGGGTTTTTCATACCAACCCAGAGATTTATTACATTCCTAAGCAAAAAGCCTTAGTAGAGTTTAATGATGATTTTGGTGATGAATTGTATATGATAGAAGAGCATGTAGGAGATACCCAATTAGCGTCAGAATCTTTTGGTACACCCGTTAAAATTTTAAGCACTGCTGATGTCTTACAAGAGATTAATAAATCTGGTAAATCTGTTGTAGATGAACCTTCTTATATTAAAGCCCGTCTTTTTGATATGCTTTTAGGAGATTGGGACAGACATGAAGATCAATGGCGTTGGGCACTTTTTAAAAATGAAGATGGTACAGAATACTGTAAGCCTATTCCAAGAGATCGGGATCAAGCTTTTTCAAAGTATGACGGTGCGCTTATCAGTTTTTTAACTAGAGCCATACCAGGTTTGCGTAAAATGCAAACCTATGATGATGATTTAAGAAGCGTAAAATGGTTTGCGTCATCTCCTTACCATTTAGATCTAACATTGATCAATGCTTCTGGTTGGGAAGAGTGGGAAAAACAGGCAAAAGCAATTCAAGAAGGACTTTCTGATGCTGATATAGAAAAGGCTTTTGAAAATATCCCTGCAGAAATTAAAGGGGCTACAATAGAAGATATTAAAGAGAAGCTAAAAGGAAGACGTGAAAATCTTCTAAAAATCGCCAATGCATATTATTTGTATTTAAATAAATTTGAGGTAGTCACTGGAACACAAAAATCAGACGATTTTAAAATTACGAGGCTTCCAAATGGTCAAACAAACATAAGAATAGACCGTAAAGATTTAGGAATTCTAAACCGTACCTTTTCCAGAGATGTTACCAAAGAAATATGGATATATGGCCTTGATGGTAGTGACACATTTGTCGTAGAAGGCGAAGGAGATCACCTTGTGAATATAAAAATAATTGGAGGTAAGAAGAATGATACCTATGACTTTAAAAACACCAAGAAAGTAAAAATATACGATTATAAGAGTAAAGAAAATACCATTGTCAATAAAAAATCTAAAAAATGGCTTGTAGATGATTATAGCATTAACAATTATGATCACAAGAAAGTAAAATATAGTTTTGATCAACTCTTGCCTATAATTGCGGTTAATCCAGATGATGGTCTCAAGGTGGGTGTACTTAGTAATCATGCTTATTATGGTTTGCAAAGAAATCCATTTACCTATAAGCACAGTATTAATGCCGCTTATTATACAAGTACATCGGGTTTTGATGTTTCGTATAAAGGAGAGTTTTCTAATATTTTCAAGCATTGGAATTTTGGAATAGAGGGCTTGTATACGAGTCCAAATTTTGCTGAAAATTTCTTTGGGTTTGGTAATGAAACGGAATATGATAAAGATGATAATGATTTAGATTTTAATAGAGTTAGAATACGGAAGTGGAATGCAGCTGTCTCTTTAAATTGGAGAGGTGCAAACGGAGGATTCTTTCAGTTTAAACCACTTGTAGAATCATTTGATGTTGAAAATACAGAAGACCGCTTTGTAGCAAACCTTCCAGAAGGCAATACAATTTTTGAGCATCAGATTTATGGCGGAGCTGAAGCTACCTACAGTTATGAGAATAAGGATAGCGCCGCTTTTCCTACCTTAGGATTAAATATGGGCTTAACAGCAGGGTACAAAACAAATATTGATGATACCACAGCAGAAAATAGTTTTGGATACCTACAACCAGAATTAGCAATAAACCATAAGCTTACAAAAAGTGGTAGTTTAGTATTGGCTACTAAATTAGGCGGTGAAGTTATTCTTGGCGATGATTTTGAATTTTATCATGGTGCTACAATAGGAGGAAACAATAGCCTTAGAGGGTTTAGAAATGAACGCTTTACAGGGAAACAATCTTTTTATCAGAATACGGATGTAAGAATACCCTTAGGAGGTCTAAAAACAAGTGTCATTCCTATTCGTTTTGGCGTAACAGGAAGTTTTGATTATGGTCGTGTTTGGACAACTGATGATAACTCTAACGTTTGGCATAACTCTGTTGGAGGGTCATTATGGGTCGTTGGAGCAGAAGCTTTAACAGCTAATCTTGGCTATTTTAATAGTACAGATGGAGGTAGAATTGTCTTTGTACTCGGATTCTCATTTTAA
- a CDS encoding glutamate synthase-related protein yields the protein MKKPIVIAQVKSLENKKPAHALINGLDLVIVKFDDVISVLYGRCLHRGALMSDGHMDGHNLICGVHGWDYRYDTGVSEYNNNEVLHKFTTKVENGELFVDEVEIDAYLEKHAQPFNRDEYLGAYADTHPEETEPYTGYIKELAKNGLKNLGHHGFSASMGVDRNTLPKWSDIQFLPAQLASRPLLDEEDVATKVVIGPNAKKPLSLDIPLFVSDMSFGALSREAKIALSKGAELAGTGICSGEGGMLPKEQENNSKYFYELASAQFGFSWDKLDHVQAFHFKGGQGAKTGTGGHLPGSKVSKEIAEVRGLKEGETAISPATFPDFHGVKDFKAFADKVRVRTGGIPIGFKIAASHIEKDIQFALDVGVDYIILDGRGGGTGSAPTILRDNINVPTIAALARARKYLDKVNATGVTLIITGGLRIAEDYGKALMLGADAVAVSNAALQAIGCLGMRACGSNNCPVGIATQKESLRSRLIIDASAKQLHNYFDATNNLIKVIARACGYDDISKFNQEDLSTFNREMHHLTGIPYAGTNL from the coding sequence ATGAAAAAACCAATTGTTATTGCGCAAGTAAAATCATTAGAAAACAAAAAACCGGCTCACGCCTTAATCAATGGTCTTGATTTGGTCATTGTTAAGTTTGATGATGTGATATCGGTACTATACGGAAGGTGCTTGCATCGAGGGGCATTAATGTCTGATGGGCACATGGATGGTCATAACCTTATCTGTGGGGTTCATGGTTGGGATTATCGGTATGATACTGGTGTTTCTGAATATAATAATAACGAAGTGCTGCATAAGTTTACAACAAAAGTTGAAAACGGAGAGCTCTTCGTAGATGAGGTAGAAATTGATGCCTATTTAGAAAAGCACGCACAACCTTTTAATCGGGATGAATATTTAGGGGCTTACGCAGATACGCACCCTGAAGAAACAGAACCTTATACAGGGTATATAAAAGAATTGGCTAAAAACGGATTAAAAAATCTTGGCCATCATGGTTTCTCTGCGTCTATGGGGGTAGATAGAAATACACTTCCAAAATGGAGTGATATTCAGTTTTTACCGGCACAATTAGCGAGTCGCCCTTTGTTAGATGAAGAAGATGTGGCTACTAAGGTGGTTATTGGTCCTAATGCCAAAAAACCATTGAGCTTAGATATTCCTTTGTTTGTTAGTGATATGAGTTTTGGTGCCTTATCAAGAGAAGCAAAAATTGCATTATCAAAAGGAGCAGAACTTGCAGGTACGGGTATTTGCTCAGGAGAAGGGGGAATGCTTCCTAAAGAACAAGAAAATAATAGCAAATATTTTTATGAGCTTGCCTCTGCACAGTTTGGTTTTTCTTGGGATAAATTAGATCATGTACAGGCGTTTCATTTCAAAGGCGGTCAAGGAGCAAAAACAGGTACTGGAGGTCATTTGCCAGGAAGTAAAGTAAGTAAAGAAATTGCTGAGGTAAGAGGTTTAAAAGAAGGTGAAACAGCAATATCACCAGCAACCTTTCCAGATTTTCATGGGGTAAAAGATTTTAAAGCCTTTGCAGATAAAGTAAGAGTGCGTACAGGCGGAATCCCAATAGGATTTAAAATAGCGGCAAGTCATATAGAAAAAGACATTCAGTTTGCACTAGATGTGGGAGTAGATTATATTATTCTTGATGGCCGTGGAGGAGGTACAGGCTCTGCTCCTACCATTTTACGAGACAATATAAATGTACCCACTATTGCGGCTTTAGCAAGAGCGCGTAAATATTTAGATAAAGTAAATGCTACAGGGGTAACCTTGATAATTACAGGTGGACTGCGAATTGCAGAAGATTATGGAAAAGCATTAATGTTGGGCGCAGATGCTGTTGCGGTTTCTAATGCTGCATTACAAGCTATTGGCTGTTTGGGAATGCGTGCTTGTGGAAGCAATAACTGCCCAGTAGGAATAGCCACTCAGAAAGAATCATTAAGAAGCCGATTAATTATTGATGCTTCGGCCAAGCAATTGCATAATTATTTTGATGCCACCAATAATCTAATCAAAGTAATTGCAAGAGCATGTGGTTATGATGACATCTCTAAATTTAATCAGGAAGACTTATCAACCTTTAATAGAGAAATGCACCATTTAACAGGGATACCGTATGCTGGTACTAATCTTTAA
- a CDS encoding NAD(P)H-hydrate epimerase translates to MIENHFKSAEALSLASFKEMDYLAVAQYNLPIPLMMESAGLQLANLIALSATKASAILIGVGNGNNGGGGLVAARRLAAWGFKVYLDIPVAITKDLPAAQLERALLFGAKKEVIATPDIWVDAYLGFSQRLPLSDVFLSRMQAANSSNAFKISLDIPMGISEDSTQPMFQAHQVLTLAAPKQILNVLSLKTEIFIADIGIPYGIYEKFNIPMPSFFKS, encoded by the coding sequence TTGATAGAAAATCATTTTAAATCTGCGGAGGCATTATCACTAGCTTCTTTTAAGGAGATGGATTACCTAGCAGTTGCACAGTACAATTTGCCTATACCTTTAATGATGGAAAGTGCAGGTTTGCAATTAGCTAATTTGATTGCATTATCAGCTACTAAAGCCTCTGCTATTTTAATAGGAGTAGGTAATGGTAATAATGGTGGTGGCGGTTTAGTTGCCGCGCGTAGGTTGGCAGCTTGGGGTTTTAAAGTGTATTTAGATATCCCTGTTGCTATTACCAAAGACTTGCCTGCAGCGCAATTAGAGCGTGCACTGCTGTTTGGAGCGAAAAAAGAAGTAATAGCAACACCTGATATTTGGGTTGATGCCTATTTGGGTTTTTCGCAAAGACTCCCTTTAAGCGACGTATTTTTAAGTAGAATGCAAGCAGCCAATAGTTCTAATGCTTTTAAAATTTCATTAGATATTCCTATGGGGATTTCAGAGGATAGTACACAACCAATGTTCCAGGCTCATCAAGTGCTTACCTTGGCGGCTCCTAAGCAAATTCTTAATGTACTTTCTCTTAAAACCGAAATTTTTATTGCAGATATAGGCATACCTTATGGTATCTATGAGAAGTTTAATATTCCTATGCCTTCTTTTTTTAAATCATAA